From one Variovorax sp. PBL-H6 genomic stretch:
- a CDS encoding c-type cytochrome codes for MKTSLLLPLAAFLLLAASLAQAQSPGQRLAQSACTQCHSFGKGEPNGVGPNLYGLLGKPAAASPGFTYSKQYLDAMKGKTWDRTLLDKWLADTQALAPGSTMAYFQDDPKKRAALIEYMQSLK; via the coding sequence ATGAAGACCTCGCTGCTGCTGCCGCTCGCTGCGTTTCTCTTGCTCGCCGCGAGCCTTGCACAAGCACAGTCACCCGGCCAGCGCCTCGCGCAGTCGGCCTGCACGCAATGCCATAGCTTCGGCAAGGGCGAGCCGAACGGCGTCGGTCCCAATCTCTACGGCCTGCTCGGCAAGCCTGCCGCGGCGAGCCCCGGCTTCACCTATTCGAAGCAGTACCTCGATGCGATGAAGGGCAAGACCTGGGACCGGACGCTGCTCGACAAGTGGCTCGCCGACACCCAGGCCCTCGCGCCCGGCAGCACGATGGCCTATTTCCAGGACGACCCGAAGAAGCGCGCCGCGCTCATCGAGTACATGCAGTCACTCAAGTGA
- a CDS encoding nuclear transport factor 2 family protein produces MALTRQTMTDEQRKSVALEYLKAYDNGGVTSTGGSILDLFASDAQVYFPKWGLANGKDEIGKLFGEVGSRGKAIRHDYAGFNWIFTGTDLFACEGTSSGEHADGPWRAGVPEWGAGRWCDVFEVRDFLIQRCFIYLDPDYAGKDTTRYPWLAGNPANS; encoded by the coding sequence ATGGCCCTCACCCGTCAAACCATGACCGACGAGCAACGCAAGTCGGTGGCGCTCGAATACCTCAAGGCCTACGACAACGGCGGCGTCACCTCCACCGGCGGTTCCATCCTCGACCTGTTCGCGAGCGATGCGCAGGTCTACTTTCCCAAATGGGGGCTGGCCAATGGCAAGGACGAGATCGGCAAGCTCTTCGGCGAGGTCGGCAGCCGCGGCAAGGCCATCCGCCACGACTACGCCGGCTTCAACTGGATCTTCACCGGCACCGACCTGTTCGCCTGCGAAGGCACGAGCTCCGGCGAGCACGCGGATGGTCCCTGGCGTGCCGGCGTTCCCGAGTGGGGCGCGGGCCGCTGGTGCGATGTGTTCGAGGTGCGCGACTTCCTCATCCAGCGCTGCTTCATCTATCTCGACCCCGACTATGCCGGCAAGGACACCACGCGCTATCCCTGGCTGGCCGGCAACCCTGCCAACAGCTGA
- a CDS encoding ABC transporter substrate-binding protein encodes MTLNRRQFTQAAAALAAGGAAPLVFAADTLKIGYVSPQTGPLAPFGEADKWVIDQMKMAFKDGIAIGGRKYAVQIVLKDSQSNPNRAGEVANDLILKDKVALVLTAGTPETANPVSDACELNEVPCVSSVVPWQPWFFGRKGDPAKGFAWTYHLFWGLEDVIANFTNGWKTVSTNKKVGGLFPNDGDGNAWGDKELGFPKPLSQMGFTLTDPGRFQNGTQDFSAQIAAFKRDNVEIVTGVVIPPDAKTFLTQARQQGFRPKVITLGKALLFPGAIEALGELGNGLSTEVWWSPSHPFTSSLTKQSAKSLAEAYEAGAKKQWTQPIGFAHALFEVAANALSRARSTQASDVRDAVAATSLDTVVGPVKWGGQGPFKNVSRTPLVLGQWNKGQKYKVELSIVNNEAAKNIPAVGTLQLLS; translated from the coding sequence ATGACCCTCAATCGCAGGCAGTTCACCCAGGCCGCTGCAGCGCTGGCCGCCGGCGGCGCCGCGCCGCTGGTGTTCGCCGCCGACACGCTCAAGATCGGCTACGTTTCGCCGCAGACCGGCCCGCTCGCGCCCTTCGGCGAGGCCGACAAGTGGGTCATCGACCAGATGAAAATGGCCTTCAAGGACGGCATCGCCATCGGCGGCAGGAAGTACGCGGTGCAGATCGTGCTCAAGGACAGCCAGTCCAACCCCAATCGTGCCGGCGAGGTCGCCAACGACCTGATCCTCAAGGACAAGGTGGCGCTGGTGCTGACCGCCGGCACGCCCGAGACGGCCAACCCGGTGAGCGATGCCTGCGAACTCAACGAGGTGCCCTGCGTGTCCAGCGTGGTGCCCTGGCAGCCCTGGTTCTTCGGGCGCAAGGGCGATCCGGCCAAGGGCTTCGCCTGGACCTACCACCTGTTCTGGGGGCTGGAGGACGTCATCGCCAACTTCACGAACGGCTGGAAGACGGTCAGTACCAACAAGAAGGTGGGCGGGCTCTTCCCCAATGATGGCGACGGCAACGCCTGGGGCGACAAGGAGCTCGGCTTCCCCAAGCCCTTGTCGCAGATGGGCTTCACGCTCACCGACCCGGGCCGCTTCCAGAACGGCACGCAGGACTTCAGCGCGCAGATCGCGGCCTTCAAGCGCGACAACGTCGAGATCGTGACCGGCGTGGTGATCCCGCCCGATGCCAAGACCTTCCTGACGCAGGCACGGCAACAGGGCTTCAGGCCGAAGGTCATCACGCTGGGCAAGGCGCTCCTCTTCCCGGGCGCGATCGAGGCGCTGGGCGAGCTCGGCAACGGCCTTTCGACCGAAGTGTGGTGGAGCCCTTCGCATCCGTTCACGTCCAGCCTGACGAAGCAGAGCGCCAAGTCGCTGGCCGAAGCCTACGAGGCCGGCGCGAAGAAGCAGTGGACGCAACCCATCGGCTTTGCGCATGCGCTGTTCGAGGTGGCGGCGAATGCGCTCTCGCGGGCCAGGTCGACCCAGGCCAGCGACGTGCGCGACGCAGTCGCGGCCACCTCGCTCGACACGGTGGTCGGGCCGGTGAAGTGGGGCGGCCAGGGCCCGTTCAAGAACGTCAGCAGGACGCCGCTGGTGCTGGGCCAGTGGAACAAGGGCCAGAAGTACAAGGTCGAGCTGAGCATCGTCAACAACGAGGCCGCGAAGAACATTCCTGCCGTCGGTACATTGCAGCTCCTGTCATGA
- a CDS encoding maleylacetate reductase translates to MRDFIYTSQPQRVVFGAGSLAHLGREIEALGARRALVLSTPEQRGQAERVADLLGAQAAGIFDRAVMHVPIETAREAREVARQLGADCAVAIGGGSTTGLGKAIALDSGLPILAIPTTYAGSEMTPIYGLTEAGLKKTGKDPRVLPRTVIYDPELSRSLPVSLSVTSGINAIAHAAEGLYAQDSNPVMDLMAEEGIAAIARALPAIRRSPEDIEARSDALYGAWLCGTVLGNVGMALHHKLCHTLGGSFNLPHAEVHTVVLPHAIAFNAEAAPRAMQRIARALGTANAADGLQALARDNGAPVALKDIGMKEADLDRAAELAVSNPYWNPRPFGPAERDAIRALLQRAYVGAPPG, encoded by the coding sequence ATGCGCGACTTCATCTACACCAGCCAGCCGCAACGCGTGGTCTTCGGCGCCGGCAGCCTCGCACACCTGGGCCGCGAGATCGAGGCATTGGGGGCGCGTCGTGCGCTGGTGCTGTCCACGCCCGAACAGCGCGGGCAGGCCGAGCGCGTGGCGGATCTCCTCGGCGCGCAGGCCGCGGGCATCTTCGACCGCGCCGTCATGCATGTGCCGATCGAAACCGCGCGCGAGGCCCGCGAGGTCGCGCGCCAGCTCGGCGCCGATTGTGCGGTGGCGATCGGCGGCGGCTCCACCACCGGCCTCGGCAAGGCCATTGCGCTCGACTCGGGCCTGCCGATCCTGGCGATTCCCACGACCTACGCGGGCAGCGAGATGACACCCATCTACGGCCTGACCGAGGCGGGCCTCAAGAAGACCGGCAAGGACCCGCGGGTGCTGCCGCGCACCGTCATCTATGACCCCGAACTCTCGCGCAGCCTGCCCGTGAGCCTGAGCGTCACCAGCGGCATCAACGCCATTGCGCACGCGGCCGAGGGCCTGTATGCGCAGGACAGCAACCCGGTGATGGACCTGATGGCCGAGGAGGGCATCGCGGCCATTGCGCGAGCGCTGCCGGCGATCCGGCGCAGCCCGGAGGACATCGAAGCGAGGTCCGATGCGCTGTACGGCGCCTGGCTGTGCGGCACCGTGCTGGGCAATGTCGGCATGGCGCTGCACCACAAGCTGTGCCACACGCTGGGCGGCAGCTTCAACCTGCCGCATGCGGAGGTGCATACGGTGGTCCTGCCGCATGCGATTGCCTTCAACGCCGAAGCGGCGCCGCGCGCGATGCAGCGCATCGCCCGCGCGCTCGGCACCGCGAACGCAGCCGATGGCCTGCAGGCACTCGCACGCGACAACGGCGCACCTGTCGCGCTGAAGGACATCGGCATGAAGGAAGCCGACCTGGACCGCGCCGCCGAGCTCGCGGTGAGCAATCCCTACTGGAACCCGCGCCCCTTCGGCCCGGCCGAGCGCGATGCGATCCGCGCGCTGCTGCAGCGTGCCTACGTGGGCGCGCCGCCCGGCTGA
- a CDS encoding aldehyde dehydrogenase family protein has translation MRHQLFIDGRFVDAESGETLATLNPHDNSTIAQVALAGKADVDKAVAAAKRAFPAWSRMAAADRGRILLKLADLIEANTEELARLESLDTGHPVRDSRRLDVPRTAACFRYFGGMADKFQGETIPVEAGFLNYTLREPVGIVGQVVPWNFPLMFTSWKMAPALAAGNCVVMKPAEITPLSSLKIVELMAEAGMPEGVVNMLPGLGSVAGQYIAEHPEIAKIAFTGSTATGRRIVQASAGNLKKVQLELGGKGPNIVFDDAHLQAAINGSAWAIFHNQGQACIAGSRLMLHERIADAFLDKFIPLAQSIRLGNPLDDATEMGPLTSAQHRERVLSYVEVAKGEGGEVLAGGKSPGGDLAGGCYVEPTVVRARSFQDRVAQEEVFGPFVTVLTFKDDEEALRIANGTDYGLGSGLWTTDLQRAHKVARDLHAGMVWINSYKRVNPGSPFGGVGQSGYGREMGFDAMREYTQVKSVWVNVDAQIPPHFVR, from the coding sequence ATCCGCCACCAGCTCTTCATCGACGGCCGCTTCGTCGATGCCGAGTCCGGCGAAACGCTCGCCACCCTCAACCCGCACGACAACTCGACGATTGCCCAGGTGGCGCTGGCCGGCAAGGCCGACGTCGACAAGGCCGTGGCCGCAGCAAAGCGCGCGTTCCCGGCATGGAGCCGCATGGCCGCGGCCGATCGCGGCCGCATCCTGTTGAAGCTTGCCGACCTGATCGAAGCCAACACCGAGGAGCTGGCCCGGCTCGAGTCGCTGGACACCGGCCATCCCGTGCGCGACTCGCGCCGCCTCGACGTGCCGCGCACCGCGGCGTGCTTCCGCTACTTCGGCGGCATGGCAGACAAGTTCCAGGGCGAGACCATTCCGGTGGAAGCGGGCTTCCTCAACTACACCTTGCGCGAGCCGGTCGGCATCGTCGGCCAGGTGGTGCCGTGGAATTTCCCGCTGATGTTCACCAGCTGGAAGATGGCGCCCGCCCTCGCGGCCGGCAACTGCGTCGTGATGAAGCCGGCCGAGATCACGCCGCTCTCGTCGCTGAAGATCGTCGAGCTGATGGCCGAGGCCGGCATGCCCGAAGGCGTGGTCAACATGCTGCCGGGCCTGGGCAGCGTTGCGGGTCAGTACATCGCCGAGCATCCGGAGATCGCCAAGATCGCCTTCACCGGCAGCACTGCCACCGGAAGGCGCATCGTCCAGGCCAGTGCCGGCAACCTCAAGAAGGTGCAGCTGGAGCTGGGTGGCAAGGGCCCCAACATCGTGTTCGACGACGCCCACCTGCAGGCCGCCATCAACGGCAGCGCGTGGGCCATCTTCCACAACCAGGGGCAGGCCTGCATCGCGGGCTCGCGCCTGATGCTGCACGAGAGGATTGCCGACGCCTTTCTCGACAAGTTCATTCCGCTGGCGCAGTCGATTCGCCTGGGCAACCCGCTGGACGACGCCACCGAGATGGGGCCGCTCACCAGTGCCCAGCATCGCGAGCGCGTGCTGAGCTACGTCGAAGTCGCGAAAGGCGAGGGCGGCGAGGTGCTCGCCGGCGGCAAGTCGCCGGGCGGCGACCTGGCCGGCGGCTGCTATGTCGAACCGACGGTGGTGCGTGCCAGGTCCTTCCAGGACCGCGTGGCGCAGGAAGAGGTCTTCGGCCCCTTCGTCACCGTGCTCACCTTCAAGGACGACGAGGAGGCGCTGCGCATCGCCAACGGCACCGACTACGGCCTCGGCAGCGGCCTGTGGACCACCGATCTCCAGCGGGCCCACAAGGTTGCACGCGACCTGCACGCAGGCATGGTGTGGATCAACAGCTACAAGCGCGTGAACCCGGGCTCGCCCTTCGGTGGCGTGGGCCAGAGCGGCTACGGTCGGGAGATGGGCTTCGACGCGATGCGCGAGTACACGCAGGTCAAGAGCGTGTGGGTCAATGTCGATGCGCAGATTCCGCCGCACTTCGTGCGATGA